The stretch of DNA GCCGCCGAAGCACTCGTTGCACGAGCCGCAGGCCGACTTGCGCCGGTCCCCCGCCCGCCAGCGGCGGACGAGGCCGGGCTCGCGGATCAGCGGCCGACTGAGCGAGACGCAGTCGGCGAGCCCCGCGGCCACGACCTCCTCGGCGACCTCGAGCGAGCGGAAGCCGCCGACGAGCAGCAGCGGAATCGCCACCGCGCGCTTGTAGAGCCGCGCCGCCTCGCGGTAGTAGACCTCGTCTTCCTTCCGCCGCGCGCCGGGCCGCGGCGGCTGCAGCTTCGCTTCCGAGAGCCCCATCCCGCCGGAGTATTCGATCGCGTCGGCGCCGGCCTCCGCGAGCATCCGCGAGACTTCGACCGCCTCCCCGCGCGTCAGGCCGCCCTCGACGAAGTCCTCCGAGTTGAGCTTGACGAGCAGCGGGAAGCCGGGGCCGCAGGCGGCGCGGACGGCGCGCGCGATCTCCAGCAGGAACCGCGCGCGATTGGCCAGCGCGCCGCCGTACTCGTCGGTCCGCTTGTTGATCGCGGGGCAGAGGAACGCGCTCGGCAGGAAGCCGTGCGCGGCGTGAAGCTGCACGGCGTCGAAGCCGGCCCGCTGCGCGCGCAGCGCGGCCTCGCGGAACGCGCCGACGAGGCGCGCGATCCCCGCGGCCGTCAACGGCGTGCAGGCGGGAACGCCGCCCTCGCCGCCGGCCGAGGGGCCGACCCGCTCTTCGCCGAGCGCGAAGGCGCCGCCGTGGACGATCTGGAGCGCGATCTTTCCGCCCGCGTCGTGGACGGCTTGGGCCATCGCGCGCAGTCCCGGCACGAAGCGGTCGTCGTACGCCGCGAGTTGGCGGGAACTGGAGCGTCCCTCCGGGGCGACGTAGGCGTAGCCGCTGATGATCAGCCCGACCTCGCCGCGGGCCAGCTCGGCCATCATCGCGTCGAGGCGCGGCGTCGAGGCCCCGTCCTCGTCGGCGAGCCCTTCCCACGTCGCCGAGCGGACGAAGCGGTTGGCGAGCGTCAGGCCGTTGATCGTGATCGGGTCGAAAGGAGAGGCCACGGGAATTCCTCCGGGCGCCGGCGCCGCGCGTCTTCGCTCCGCCGAGAAGCTACTCCGTCCGCGCGGTCGCGGCACCGTCCCGCGCGGTCGCGGCACTGCTCCGCGCGGTGGAGGCACTGCCCCGCGCGGTCGCGGCACTGCTCCGCGCGGCGCGGCGTCGTCGGACGGCGCCGCGCCGCGCGGGCGTTCAGCGGTACGACTCCTCGAGGATCCGCAGCACGTCGGCGTCCGACAGCGGCGCCGGGTCGAGCGCGAAGAGGCCGCCCATCGTCGCGCGGGCGTTCTTCGCCAGCGCCGGCAGCTCGTCCGCGGCGACGCCGTAGTCGGACATCTTCAGGTCGGCCACGCCGCAGGCCCGCTGCAACGCGACGAGCGCGTCCACGAAGTCCGCGGGCTTCGCGGCGTCGGCCTTCCCCAGCGCCCTGGCCATCGTCGCGAGGCGCGCGTCGCAGGCCCCGCTCGCGGCGAAGTGGGCGTAGTAGGCGCGGCTGACCATGATCAGCCCCGCGCCGTGCGGCAGTTCGGGATGGAAGGCGCTCATCGCGTGCTCGATCGAGTGCTCCGAGGTGCAGCAGGAGAGCGTCTCGACGAAGCCGGAGAGGGTGTTCGCCAAGGCGACGTTCCCGCGCGCCTCGACGTCGCTTCCGTCGGCC from bacterium encodes:
- a CDS encoding NADH:flavin oxidoreductase — protein: MASPFDPITINGLTLANRFVRSATWEGLADEDGASTPRLDAMMAELARGEVGLIISGYAYVAPEGRSSSRQLAAYDDRFVPGLRAMAQAVHDAGGKIALQIVHGGAFALGEERVGPSAGGEGGVPACTPLTAAGIARLVGAFREAALRAQRAGFDAVQLHAAHGFLPSAFLCPAINKRTDEYGGALANRARFLLEIARAVRAACGPGFPLLVKLNSEDFVEGGLTRGEAVEVSRMLAEAGADAIEYSGGMGLSEAKLQPPRPGARRKEDEVYYREAARLYKRAVAIPLLLVGGFRSLEVAEEVVAAGLADCVSLSRPLIREPGLVRRWRAGDRRKSACGSCNECFGG